In Flavobacterium luteolum, the DNA window TTATTATCAATATTTTCTTCGATACAATCCATAATTTTTCGCATTATTTCTTCATCCTTATCGCTTACTAAATGCGGTTTTGGTTCATAGTTTTCTTTCGGATGTGTTTCTTCTTTATAAGTATTCTTATCGTAATTTTCAAAAATGCTTTGCAGACGTTTACGTTGTTCCAGTAAATTTATAATACGGGCTTTCAGATAACTTACACTAAAAGGTTTAGTGATATAATCATCCGCACCATAATTCATTCCCTCCAACTGACTTTCGATTGTTGTTTTTGCCGTTAATAACACAACAGGAACGTGACTGGTTTCTATGTTATTTCTAATTTTCTTTAATAAATCTACTCCGCTGAGTTTTGGCATCATAATATCACTAATTACAAAATCAGGCGTATTTTCGATTATTTTTTGATAGCCTTCTTCACCGTCTTCCGCTTCAATTACTTCATAATCTTCTTCCAGTATATTTTTAATGAAGGTGCGTAAATTCAAATCATCTTCAACCACCAATACTCTGACTTTTTCAGTTGTCTGCTGTATGGAATTTTTGTCTATTGCAATTTCAGTTACAGCTGCGGGCTCTTCATTAATAATTTCTACATCTTCATTAAAATGGTCATGGCCCGTTTTAAAGCTCAGGGAGAAAGTGCTTCCCTCATTGGCTGTACTGCTAAAAGTAATTTCGGCATGATGCTGCTCTACCAGTTCTTTAACCATAGAAAGTCCGATTCCGGTACTTGGATTATTGACGTTAGTGTTATAAGACGAAAACCGATTGAAAATACGACTTTGAAAATCCTCTTTTATCCCCAAGCCCGAGTCGATAACCTGTAGCTGAAGCTCATTGGATATTCGTACTATTTTTAGAGTTATAGATTTTCCGTCGGGAGTATATTTAAAAGCATTAGACAACAAATTCATTAAAATCTTTTCCAAGGCATTTTTATCAGCCCACAAACGAAAATCGTCTCCTTCGACTTCAAACAGATAAGTTATATTTCGTTCTTGTGCTGTTTCCAGGAAATTATTAAATATATCATTGGCAAACACAGCTAGGTTGATTTCTGAGATCTGAAGTTTTTGATCCTGTATTTTTCTAAAATCCAGTATTTGATTTACCAAACGCTGCAGTCTATTGGTATTTTGAGACACATAAGTTAATTGTTTCTTTACTACTTCAGAAGTTCCGGAATCATTAATAAGATAATCAACAGGACCAGTAATCAACGTAAGAGGAGTTCGTAGTTCATGTGAGATATCAATGAAAAATTTATTTTTCATTTCAAACATATCCTTTTCCATTTGTGTATTGGTTTTCAGTCGATACATGGTTAATACTACATAATTAATTCCCAGAATAATACCCAGGACTAACATACAGTAGATAATGTAGGCAATCCAGGTATTCCATATTGCCGGTAAAACGGTGATGTTTATTTGTCGTTCATTAGCGACCCAGTTTCCTTGGCTGTTGGTCGATTTTACCTTGAAAATGTAATTTCCTTTTGGAACGTTGGTATAAAAGGCAGCATGCTGATCATTGGTATAATTCCAATTTTCGTCAAAACCTTCCAGTTTATAAGCATATTTAATGTTTTCGGGATTAATATAATCCAGTGCAGCAAATTCTATATTAAAAAAGTTCTGATTATGTTTTAACTCTATTACCGGATTACTGTCTATAGAATATGATAAATTAAAAGGAGCATTATTATTCTGATTGTAAACCTGAAAATCAGTTAATGCCAAAGTAGGTATGTTGTTGTTCGATTTTATGCTATTTGGAAAAAAATGTAATAATCCTTCCGCATAACCAAACAGCAATTCGCCGCTTTGTAATTTAATTCTTGTTGCCTCTGTAAAATTATTAAAGGTTAAAATAGGTTTCACTTCAGAATATACTTCAAAGAGTTCTGCCCGCGGATTAAAACGTGTTAAAATATAGTCGGTTGTGATCCATAAATTTTGATCATTATCTTCTAACAAAGACAAAATATTATTTGAAGGAAGACCTTCTTTTTGTGTATAATGTTTAAAATCTTTCGGATATCCTTTTGCATCTCTTGTAAGTACTTTACTGATTCCGCCATCGGCTGTTGCTATAAAAGCCTCGCCACTTTTAGGCATACAGAAATCAATGACATCATTACTTTTTAAACAGGTCGTTTCCTGCTGCGTTTTTTCATAAACTTTTATAGAGGAAATTAGTTCAGGAAATCTTTTTTTTCCATCTAATACCAACAATCCGGTAGTAGAACCAATATATAATATTCCTTGTTTATCCTGTTTAATGCATCGTATGTGTAAATGCTTTTCAAGAAGAGTATTTTTTAATCGCCCGTTTTGATTGATAAAATCTAAAGTATTTCCTTTTTTCCGAATTAAGTTTAATCCGGTTAAAGTCCCAACCCATAAACGTTTACACTGATCTTCAAAAATGGTATAAATGTTATCATTGCTTAAACTGTTCGGGTTGTTTTCTATGTTTTTAAAGTGTTGTACCTGATAGCTGTAGTCTTGCGTTTTAGGACTAAACTTATAGAGTCCATCTCCTCGTGTTCCGATCCATATTACAGATTCTTTGTCCTGAATAATACTGTAAATTGGTTTTTTCCAGACAGACTGAGGAACTAATTGACCATCTGGTGATATGCATCCAAGTTTTTTAAAGTTTTTGTCAAAAAGAATAAGTTGGTTTTGTTTATTGGCAACCCAAATGTTTTCGTTTTTATCCTGAAATACGGCACGTACATCTTTGATACCTAATTTTATTTGAGGATTTTCAATTTTTAAAGCCTTAAAATTATTCTGGCTGAAAGTAACTTTTATAATTCCGGATGTCTGTGTATTATACCATAAATTACCCTGTCTGTCAAAATAGGCAATATGAAATTTATTACTGAAATTTCCTTTCGGGAAATAAGCTGTAGTTTCAAACGGAATTAAACGATTGGCAGAAGGATCATATTTTGAAAAACTGCCATTATTAGGCTGAACCCAGATTTCTCCTTTCGCATTGGTTAGTGCTGCAGCTTTTACTGAAAACTGAGTTAAGCCAGTTTCATCAGCGCCTGCCGGAAAATAGGTTATTTTTTTATTTTTTATATTAACAGCATAGATACCGGCTTCATCATTATTGGTAAACCATAACAGATCTTGTGTCAGTCTTATAACATTTATTTTCTTTTGTTCGAGATTGGCTATATCAGAACTTTTAAATTTAGATGTTTGTCCGGTAAAAATGTTTATTAAACAAAAATCGGCTTGCTCTGTTATCGCTGCAACTGTAGTGTTATCTATTTTTTTTAAAATAATGATTTCACCTTTTAAGCCTAATTGATGTGTTCTGTAATTTTGCGTACCTTTTGTGTATTGCAGTAAATTGCTGTCGGCTCCTCCAAACCAGATTTCATCTTCAAGTTCCAGTGCAGTGTAAAATGCTTTTGTTTGTTCATTTGTGTCTAAAAGCGATTTTGGACTAGCTTGCAACTTATTCGCTTTTAACTGCATAATGCCTCGATCAGTTAAAATCCAGCTGTTTTTAGAACGGTCTTCAAAAACAGTTATGACTTTATTACTGTTTAACTTACCATTATCTTTACTGAAGATTTCATAGGAGTAACTATTGCTGGTAATGGCGATACAACCGTTATTTTTTGTAATAAGCCACACTAAGCCCGATTTTTGAGGAAGTATCTGGGTAATTTCTATATTGTTTTTTACCACCTCCGGTATTAATTCTGCTCCCCAAAATTCATTTACAGCAGGATCAAAACAATAGACTTTGTTTTTGTTGGACAAAGTACGCATCCAGATTTTGCCGGATGCATCTTCTGTAATCCAGTCGATACGATTGTTTTTCATCAAAACTTTATCCGTAGCTTCTGTTTTATAATTTTTAAAGCGATATCCGTTGTATTTGCTTAAGCCGTTAGTGGTAGCAAACCATATAAATCCTTTTTTATCCTGAATGATATAATTAATGATATTATGAGGAAGTCCATCCTCAACCAAATAGTGGCTAAAATTGTAGTTCTGTTGTGCATAACAGGCAAGCTTGCTGAGAAATAAAAAAAGTAAGGCGCATTGGTATTTTTTTTTGTTTAAATGCATCAAAGTTATATATTGGTAAGGTTTGAAGTTAGGCCACTAAAATAACAAATAGTTTGCCACAAAACTTTCTTTACTCTGATTTTAAAGTTTATCTGCAAGAAATTTTTATCTGTTCCAAAAATGTTTACTGTCAAAATTTTACTAGTGTATATTAGAAGTAAATCAATTTTTAAATTCAGACGAACAACAATATTTAATATTAAAAGATTACGATAATACAAAAGAGAAAAAAAACTATATCCTTAAAGGGATTTCGAGCCATCGTTCAGTTTCGATTAAATATCTAACAGCGCCACTTGAAGACTGTTTATTTCAAACAGACTAAAAATTTCCTGTGAAAAAATCGGACCACAAATATTAGGTTGTAAAAGCTTGAAAAATCTACACATTAGGGCATAAAAAAAGAAACAACTATTTACTAGTTGTCTCCCCAAGTGACCTTACTGAACAATTTACAAACCATTTTATGAATGATTTAAAGAAATTGGCTTACTTTCAAGTGAATTTGTAAGATAATTATTTTGAATTTTCATTTGTAAGCGGTTTGTATGTATCGTAAGGCTTAAACGTTAAAAAATGTTAAAACATATGTATATTTAAATTTATTAAGATGTAATAGCTTTTTACAAAATTCTTGAAAATAAAATTTGGGACTATGTAAAGAGAACGGGTTAGTTTTTTGTAAAATTATATAATAATTTGGAGATTATTCAAATCAAAATTTGGTCGGATATTAGAGTTTTTAAACCGCTTCAACCTAATTAGAAGATAATTATTTATGCATTTTATTGCAATGAGGAGAGCAGGATTCGAACTTTAAGCTTGAAACCGCTATATATGCCACTTTTATGTATGTCTTGAACCAAAGTGCACCGATTCTGCACCAAATTCAAATTTTCACTTTTCAATATTAAATCCATTCACAAAATTAAAATACTAACGAATTAACAGTCAGTAGTATTATTCTTTTTTTGTCATGCAAATATATCAAAAATACTGGATTCTAAACTTATTTAACCAAGCTTTTAAAAATTGCCATTAACATTGATCTAAATTTTATAAAGTAAAAAGCATTTCGCATTCATATCAAAATTTCTGGTGATTGATTTCAGCAGGCTATAATCTTGATTTTTAGTGACAACAAATGTATTAACTCCAGCCTTATATATTTTGGTGCTTAAGAGTTTGTTCACTTTATTGTAAATGACTTGTCAAATACAACCAAACAATTTTTTTGGCTTACAAGAAACCCATTTTTTTTGCCTTTCTTATTAAATCGGCATCACTTCCTTTACCCATTAATAATTGACTTTTTATATTGGCTTTCCTCTTTTCTATAGCGCTCATCGACAATGGTATATGGTCTGTAAGCTTTATAGTTTTGACCCCTTGAGATAAAAGAATTAAAATTTGAGTGTCATGCTCATCCCACTTGATGTTCTCTTTTAATAATTCTTTATGTGACTTCATTATTTCACTACTGTAAAATATTTCTCCAGAAATGATTTTTTTGCACAATAACGGAAATAGTTCAAAATTAATTTCGCTTTTTGAAACAAATCCTTCAGGTTTTATTCTTTTTATGATTTTATCCACTAAAAAAGCTTCCGTACGCATTGTTAGGATTAATATTTTGCACTCTAGATGAGTTTTTCGAATTAATGTCGACAAATCTAATCCATTAGAAATATTATATTTATTGTAAGGGGGCAGGTTTACGTCAACTATTGCAAAATCTATTTTCACATTTTGCATAGAGAGAAGCGTGATCTTTTTATATGCATCTTCACAATTATAGCATTTTATAAAATGTGGTTTGGATATTTCAAAAAAATCCTCCGATAGTAGATTAATATAACTATCCACTGTCATTGGATGATCGTCTACAATTAAAATATTAAGTGGCACTGTACGTTTTTATTTGCAAAAGTAAAAAAAAATACGGATTATCCGTAATATAGAAGTGATTAGGATTTGTTTTTTTGTAAAAAACAAATCCTATAAAATGAAAAACAAATTAAGACTAGCTGGAATTTTGATACTTATGTTATCAATTTATTCATGTTCTAGTGATGATGAAGTTCAAAGTATAAACAATAATGCTGCAAAACTATCTAGAGAAGCAAAAAAAGAGTTAAATGCAAAAATAAATGATTCCATTGATTTAAGTCCAGATAACCGCGTAATGGAAATGGAAGGCGATCCAAGTAATCCGAAACCTAAAAATTAGGTTATAATAAATTTATTTTAAGGCTATGTAATTTTTAAAAATTACGTGGCCTTTTTTAATTTGATGACTTACATTTGAAACGAATTAAATTTTAATAATGGTAGGCAGCGGCAATTTATTTTTATTAAGTATGCTATTAACTCTTTTTTTTTCTTGCAGTAGGGAAAAGTTGAAGGAATCTATGCAAGATAAGATTGTTTTTAGCAAAGATGTTTTTAATAAAATACCGAATGAAAAAAAAGAATTTTTTTTGGATTCTTTAGAGGATAGATTAAAGTTTGAGAAAAACGATACTATCACAAGGAACTTGTATTTGCAGATTAGTGAAGAATATTTTTATCTCAATAATTTTAAAAAATCTTTAAAAACAAGCAAGCAATGTTTGGAACTGTCTAAAAATGGAAGTGATAGTTTAAGAATGGCAAAATCACTTTATTATATAGGGGATTGTTATGAAGATTCAAAAAAAGATAGTGCTTATTATTACTATTTATTGGCAGAGAAAATTTATTTAAAAATTGGCGATTATGATGATGTAGGTAGAATGCACTTTAATAAGGCTTATGTTTTATTTTACGATAGTAATTATGTTGAGTGCGAAGTAGAAGTTTCAAAAGCTTTGAAGTTTTTAGAAGGATCAAATAAAATTAGGTTGATATATTCCTGCAATACTTTGATGGGGAATTGTTTAGAGAAGCTTTTTAATTATGATGACGCTTTAAAATATCATAAATTGGCTTTGAAAAATCTGGATCAGATGAAAAACAGGAGATTAGATGTAGATGAAATTAATAATTACAGTGTATCTTCTGTTATCAACATCTGTAATTTATATGATTTAAAAGGAGATTTTTCATTATCAATAAAAGAACTAAATGCTGTTCTAACATGGAAAAAACGGTCAACTTGACCACGCTTTTTCAATATAAAGTGACCACCGATTTCGGGTCAAACTGACCACCCCTTTTCAATTTAAACTGACCACCTTGTTTCGGTTCAAATTGACCACCAAACACTACTTCTTTTCATGTTGTTAAACCATGGATCTGTATAAAAACTACAGACTATGGCAAATAACAAACTAGACATGAACAAAATCAGAAAAGTCATTAAGTTGCACTGCAACGGCAAAAGCAAGCTGTTTATAAGCCGATATTTATCTCTATCCAGAAATACTGTAAAAAAATACATCTCTTTATTTGAAGTGCTTGGATTAAGCCTGGAAACCGTAAACAATAAAACTGACACTGAATTGGACGAACTGTTTTCTCAGGGTCCGACAGAAGTTGTTTCCTCAAGAATAGAAGATCTGTATGCTTATTTTCCTCAGATGGAACGGGAATTAAAAAAAGTGGGGATCACCATACAGACCATGTGGGAAAGGTATATTGAAACCTATCCCGATGGTCTTCGAGTAACGCAGTTCAGGAACCGCTTCAGAGACTGGAGCAACAAGGTAAACCCTGTGATGCATATGAATCATAAGGCTGGCGATAAAATGTATGTGGATTATGCTGGAAAGACACTCTCATTTATAGACAAAAGTACGTCTGAGGTTCAGGAAGTACAGTTTTTTGTTGCCATACTCGGTGCCAGCCAGTATACTTACGCAGAAGCGTCAATGAGCCAGCAGAAGGAAGATTTTGTAGCTTCGGTAGAAAATGCAATGCGTTTTTTTCAAGGAACGCCTGCCGCAATTGTACCTGACAACTTAAAATCTGCCGTAGTCAGAACCAGCCGCTTCGAACCCACCATTAATGAAACTCTTGCAGATTTAGCTGAACATTATGAAACCACTATTCTGCCCGCACGAGCCTACAGGCCCAGAGACAAATCTTTAGTTGAAGGAGCAGTCAAGATACTTTACAGAAGAATTTATGCAAATCTGAAAGACTCTAAATACTTCAGCATAGAAGAACTGAACCAGGAAATATGGAATCTGCTCGATGCACATAACAACAAGAAACTTACTGGAAGACCATACTCTCGTTTTGAACTCTTTATGGAAGATGAAAGACATGAACTGCAGCCTCTTCCTCTGGAACGCTTTGAGATTAAATACCAGTCTCTGGCAACAGTAATGCAGAACGGGCACGTCCAGTTAAGCCAGGATAAAAACTACTACAGCGTGCCCTATCAATATTTAAAGAAAAAAGTAAAGCTGCTCTACACAAGCTCTACTGTTGAAATATACTTCAAATACAACCGTATAGCCACACACATCAGAAATCCAAAGCCCTACATCTATACCACAAATCCAGAACATATGGCAAGCACACATCAGTTTGTAGCACAGTGGAATGCCTTAAGGTTTATTGAATGGGCCAACAGCATTGATCCGGCAGTAGGAGAATATATTATGCAGATAATAGAAAGCAGGAACCACCCCGAGCAGGCCTATAAAAGCTGTCTAGGTATATTATCTTTTGAGAAGAAAGTAGGTGCAGAAAGATTAGCAAATGCCTGCAAACGTGCTCTGGACTTTAAGATTTATAATTTTAAAACCATACAGAACATCTTAGAAAACAGTCTGGATAAGATACCTATGGAACACGAAAAGGAAGAAGATCAGGATCTTCCCGACCACGGCAATATCAGAGGAAAAAATTATTATAACTAAAATCAATTTACAATGAATGAATCTACTGTAGCAAAAATGAAACAGATGAAGCTTCATGGAATGCATAACGCCTTCATGACAGCTATCGAGAGCGGTAAAACCGATCATTATACCATTGACCAGTTTATGTCAATGATAATAGATGCCGAATGGGATGAACGCCACAACAGGCGTATTGAACGCAGTATTGCCAATGCACGCTTCCATTACAAATCAAATATTGAAAGCATCAATTTTGACCAGTCCCGGAACATTGACAGAAATCTTATACTCCGGCTTGCAGAATGCAGTTTTGTAGAAAAGAATGAAAATATACTAATCACAGGAAGCACAGGGGTTGGTAAAAGTTTTTTAGGAACAGCACTTGGTTATCAGGCCTGTATCGAAGGGTATAAAGTAAGTTATTTTAATACTGCAAAATTATTTGCAAAGCTGAAAATGGCCAAGGCAGATGGTACATACCTAAGAGAACTGATGAAAATACAAAGGCAGGATGTTATCATACTAGATGACTTTGGACTCCAGGCATTGGACAGCCAGAACAGAATCACACTTTTAGAGATCATCGAGGACAGGCACAACAATGGTTCTATTATAGTAACCTCGCAGATCCCCGTTCAGGGATGGTATGACATAATCGGCGAGAAAACCATAGCAGATGCAATCCTTGACAGATTAATACACCAGGCCCACAGGGTTGAGCTGCATGGGGAATCAATGAGAAAGAAAAAAAGCATAATCAAGGAATAATTATTTATCTATATTTGAAACAATAATTAACACACGAAAAAAAGTAGTTTTTTAGGTGCTCACTTTGCACCGAAATTAGATGGTCACTTTAAACCGAAACGAAGTGGTCACTTTAAATTGGAAAACAGTGGTCAATATCACTGAGTTTTACACTCTAATAACTTTACCAACAACTGAAGAATAGTTTGGTGGCCATGAACCTACTGTTGCAATTACGACATCATTTGTTTTCAATAAATAGTCCTCATAATTAATGGCTAGTTCATGAGGTATTCTATGACAAGATTTAAAATCTATAGAATTTTCGGTAGTATCACTAACCCTAACAATTATTTGTCCAGTTTCTTGATACCATTGTGATTTAAAAGCATATCCTTTTTTATGTTTTACAAAATCGCCGAGTTTTTTCACTTTAAAACCTTCAGGAATCATTCCTAATTCACTTTCTATAAATTGTCCATCCTGAAATGGGCTAAAATCTACAAACCAATTCTTATACAATGCTATTGCCATTTCCTCAAGTGTTTTGTTTATGGCAAGGTTGTTTTCGATTTTGTCATCTAAAGCTGATAGTATTGAGGCTATACTTTTTTGTTCTTGGAGAGACGGAAGATTTATTTCGATTTTTTTTAAAAGTTCAGTTGTCAAACTTGGAATTGCAGAACCGACATCCATTGAAGCAAAATCAAGTACTTTTAAATTATAAAATAAGTATTTTGGGAAGCTAACCTTCTCATTTATTTTTGACCAAAAAATTGTATCAACTGACCAAAAAGGTTCATTTAAGTAAAATATATTATTTAAAGAACCTTTTCTTGGAATTAATATTGTTTCTCTATTATATAAGTATTGATTTCCATAGCGCATAATACCACCAGTTCCATAAATTGGTATGTTTCCATCCTGAATTTTTTTATGATCTTTACCATACTTTATTTCTAAAGCATCTGAGAGTTTATATGTTTTCCAGTTGTGTGACATTATATATTATTATAAGTAAATCTTTTGATGAATGAATTATGTTTTCTAAATAAAGAAACATCTATTTCTAATGTTTTTTTATTGGAATTTTCTAATATCATTTTTAGTTCGGTTTTTCTTCTCTTTAATTTATTTTCTTCAATAGAAGATCCTATTGAAGGTGGCTGATTAACATAATGATCTAATGTTGAGAAATCTAAAGTTTTTATTCCCAAAAAGTATTCAAATGACCCAATTAAATCTTTGAATTTTCCTATTGGTAATGCTAATAAAAACATAATTGCTAGTAATTCTTTCTCCTCAATTTCATCTTTATAATCAAAGTCTTCGTGAGTTTTTACTATTCTATAAATATTTAGAAAACGTTTTATAGCTCTTGGGTTGTTGCCAATTATTTCTGTTAAGCTTTTAATTTGTTCAATTTCTTCATCGGTTATGTCTAAAGCTCTAATTTGTTCTTCATTTATAATTTCTTCTTTTATAGGTGTAATT includes these proteins:
- a CDS encoding hybrid sensor histidine kinase/response regulator transcription factor gives rise to the protein MHLNKKKYQCALLFLFLSKLACYAQQNYNFSHYLVEDGLPHNIINYIIQDKKGFIWFATTNGLSKYNGYRFKNYKTEATDKVLMKNNRIDWITEDASGKIWMRTLSNKNKVYCFDPAVNEFWGAELIPEVVKNNIEITQILPQKSGLVWLITKNNGCIAITSNSYSYEIFSKDNGKLNSNKVITVFEDRSKNSWILTDRGIMQLKANKLQASPKSLLDTNEQTKAFYTALELEDEIWFGGADSNLLQYTKGTQNYRTHQLGLKGEIIILKKIDNTTVAAITEQADFCLINIFTGQTSKFKSSDIANLEQKKINVIRLTQDLLWFTNNDEAGIYAVNIKNKKITYFPAGADETGLTQFSVKAAALTNAKGEIWVQPNNGSFSKYDPSANRLIPFETTAYFPKGNFSNKFHIAYFDRQGNLWYNTQTSGIIKVTFSQNNFKALKIENPQIKLGIKDVRAVFQDKNENIWVANKQNQLILFDKNFKKLGCISPDGQLVPQSVWKKPIYSIIQDKESVIWIGTRGDGLYKFSPKTQDYSYQVQHFKNIENNPNSLSNDNIYTIFEDQCKRLWVGTLTGLNLIRKKGNTLDFINQNGRLKNTLLEKHLHIRCIKQDKQGILYIGSTTGLLVLDGKKRFPELISSIKVYEKTQQETTCLKSNDVIDFCMPKSGEAFIATADGGISKVLTRDAKGYPKDFKHYTQKEGLPSNNILSLLEDNDQNLWITTDYILTRFNPRAELFEVYSEVKPILTFNNFTEATRIKLQSGELLFGYAEGLLHFFPNSIKSNNNIPTLALTDFQVYNQNNNAPFNLSYSIDSNPVIELKHNQNFFNIEFAALDYINPENIKYAYKLEGFDENWNYTNDQHAAFYTNVPKGNYIFKVKSTNSQGNWVANERQINITVLPAIWNTWIAYIIYCMLVLGIILGINYVVLTMYRLKTNTQMEKDMFEMKNKFFIDISHELRTPLTLITGPVDYLINDSGTSEVVKKQLTYVSQNTNRLQRLVNQILDFRKIQDQKLQISEINLAVFANDIFNNFLETAQERNITYLFEVEGDDFRLWADKNALEKILMNLLSNAFKYTPDGKSITLKIVRISNELQLQVIDSGLGIKEDFQSRIFNRFSSYNTNVNNPSTGIGLSMVKELVEQHHAEITFSSTANEGSTFSLSFKTGHDHFNEDVEIINEEPAAVTEIAIDKNSIQQTTEKVRVLVVEDDLNLRTFIKNILEEDYEVIEAEDGEEGYQKIIENTPDFVISDIMMPKLSGVDLLKKIRNNIETSHVPVVLLTAKTTIESQLEGMNYGADDYITKPFSVSYLKARIINLLEQRKRLQSIFENYDKNTYKEETHPKENYEPKPHLVSDKDEEIMRKIMDCIEENIDNNEFSVEILGSTVGLNRTTLYYKIKSLTGYSPVEFIRDIRIKRAAQLLSDSQLLIKEIADMTGFSDMKYFTKSFKNKYGDTPTEYRQKHKS
- a CDS encoding response regulator: MPLNILIVDDHPMTVDSYINLLSEDFFEISKPHFIKCYNCEDAYKKITLLSMQNVKIDFAIVDVNLPPYNKYNISNGLDLSTLIRKTHLECKILILTMRTEAFLVDKIIKRIKPEGFVSKSEINFELFPLLCKKIISGEIFYSSEIMKSHKELLKENIKWDEHDTQILILLSQGVKTIKLTDHIPLSMSAIEKRKANIKSQLLMGKGSDADLIRKAKKMGFL
- the istA gene encoding IS21 family transposase, encoding MANNKLDMNKIRKVIKLHCNGKSKLFISRYLSLSRNTVKKYISLFEVLGLSLETVNNKTDTELDELFSQGPTEVVSSRIEDLYAYFPQMERELKKVGITIQTMWERYIETYPDGLRVTQFRNRFRDWSNKVNPVMHMNHKAGDKMYVDYAGKTLSFIDKSTSEVQEVQFFVAILGASQYTYAEASMSQQKEDFVASVENAMRFFQGTPAAIVPDNLKSAVVRTSRFEPTINETLADLAEHYETTILPARAYRPRDKSLVEGAVKILYRRIYANLKDSKYFSIEELNQEIWNLLDAHNNKKLTGRPYSRFELFMEDERHELQPLPLERFEIKYQSLATVMQNGHVQLSQDKNYYSVPYQYLKKKVKLLYTSSTVEIYFKYNRIATHIRNPKPYIYTTNPEHMASTHQFVAQWNALRFIEWANSIDPAVGEYIMQIIESRNHPEQAYKSCLGILSFEKKVGAERLANACKRALDFKIYNFKTIQNILENSLDKIPMEHEKEEDQDLPDHGNIRGKNYYN
- the istB gene encoding IS21-like element helper ATPase IstB, whose product is MNESTVAKMKQMKLHGMHNAFMTAIESGKTDHYTIDQFMSMIIDAEWDERHNRRIERSIANARFHYKSNIESINFDQSRNIDRNLILRLAECSFVEKNENILITGSTGVGKSFLGTALGYQACIEGYKVSYFNTAKLFAKLKMAKADGTYLRELMKIQRQDVIILDDFGLQALDSQNRITLLEIIEDRHNNGSIIVTSQIPVQGWYDIIGEKTIADAILDRLIHQAHRVELHGESMRKKKSIIKE
- a CDS encoding restriction endonuclease subunit S, giving the protein MSHNWKTYKLSDALEIKYGKDHKKIQDGNIPIYGTGGIMRYGNQYLYNRETILIPRKGSLNNIFYLNEPFWSVDTIFWSKINEKVSFPKYLFYNLKVLDFASMDVGSAIPSLTTELLKKIEINLPSLQEQKSIASILSALDDKIENNLAINKTLEEMAIALYKNWFVDFSPFQDGQFIESELGMIPEGFKVKKLGDFVKHKKGYAFKSQWYQETGQIIVRVSDTTENSIDFKSCHRIPHELAINYEDYLLKTNDVVIATVGSWPPNYSSVVGKVIRV